From Flavipsychrobacter sp., a single genomic window includes:
- a CDS encoding DUF2007 domain-containing protein: MEFVTLATFSSSFEAAPYKVNLEHQGITCFLKDEHTMTMARVYEHAVGGIKLQVPREDFARAKEIMTEAGYVFENYFELPPFWKWFDGMSKNLPLIGSQTIAIRAIFFLIPIAAVVLFLIFKYQTTR; the protein is encoded by the coding sequence AGCTCATTTGAGGCTGCCCCCTACAAGGTAAATCTAGAGCATCAAGGCATTACTTGTTTTCTTAAAGATGAGCACACAATGACTATGGCTCGCGTATATGAACATGCCGTAGGAGGCATTAAACTTCAAGTACCTCGTGAAGATTTTGCTAGAGCTAAGGAAATAATGACTGAAGCTGGTTATGTTTTTGAGAACTACTTTGAACTACCACCCTTTTGGAAATGGTTTGATGGTATGAGTAAAAACCTTCCTTTGATAGGTAGTCAAACTATAGCTATTCGAGCTATCTTTTTTTTGATACCTATTGCTGCAGTTGTTCTCTTCCTCATATTCAAGTACCAAACTACTCGTTAG